A DNA window from Paraburkholderia sp. IMGN_8 contains the following coding sequences:
- a CDS encoding chaperone modulator CbpM — protein sequence MKESVTTYLEGQIVEEDVEFTFVELCRASGASEEQLTMWISEGAFEPQGPRPEEWRFSGAALRRVRTAHRLARDLEINAPGIALALDLLDEIDTLRARSGRSYGRTA from the coding sequence ATGAAAGAATCGGTGACGACCTATTTGGAAGGCCAGATTGTCGAGGAAGACGTCGAGTTCACGTTCGTTGAATTGTGTCGAGCGAGCGGTGCGTCGGAAGAGCAGTTGACCATGTGGATTTCTGAAGGTGCATTCGAACCCCAAGGCCCCCGACCAGAGGAATGGCGGTTTAGTGGCGCGGCGCTACGCCGCGTGCGTACCGCTCACCGGCTAGCGCGCGACCTGGAGATCAATGCTCCCGGGATTGCGCTCGCTCTGGATCTGCTCGACGAAATCGACACGTTGCGGGCGCGGTCTGGGCGCTCGTATGGCCGCACAGCATAG
- a CDS encoding MBL fold metallo-hydrolase: MHALFKPWLVNDAFGDPGLYVDFRDERRALLFDLGDIAGLLPRHLMRLSHVFVTHTHMDHFSGFDHLLRVMLGRKAGIVMFGGLNFLTQVEHKLSAYTWNVVHRYEVELVIDAREIGVDGSGQRALFSSRRRFAREAGPSFERSDDVVHNEATFRVRGRFVDHDIPCVAYVLEEKARVKVAKDRLAALGVSTGAWLRELKHAVLTGAPDETPIQVQWRDRHGEHAMTRQVGELRHLILDIVPGQRIGYVTDLRYTEPNVETLSQLMHDVDLLFIESVFLDEDKSHGLRKNHLTARQAGLIARRIGARTVVPFHFSPRYEGRSAALIAEVQAACSATPVLVGERPD, translated from the coding sequence ATGCACGCCCTCTTCAAACCATGGCTTGTCAATGACGCGTTTGGCGACCCAGGTCTATACGTGGACTTTCGCGACGAACGGCGTGCCCTCCTTTTCGATCTTGGCGATATCGCCGGGCTGCTGCCTCGCCACCTGATGCGTTTGTCGCATGTGTTTGTTACCCATACGCACATGGACCATTTTTCCGGCTTCGATCATCTCTTGCGCGTGATGCTCGGGCGCAAGGCTGGCATCGTGATGTTTGGCGGCCTCAACTTTCTTACGCAAGTCGAACACAAGCTGAGCGCCTATACTTGGAACGTGGTGCATCGCTACGAGGTCGAGCTGGTGATCGACGCGCGCGAAATCGGAGTGGACGGTAGCGGGCAGCGCGCACTCTTTTCCAGTCGGAGACGGTTCGCCCGCGAAGCCGGCCCATCCTTTGAACGATCTGACGACGTGGTGCACAACGAAGCAACCTTTCGCGTGCGTGGCCGGTTTGTCGATCATGACATCCCGTGCGTTGCGTACGTGCTCGAGGAGAAGGCCCGCGTCAAGGTCGCGAAGGACCGGCTCGCGGCACTGGGGGTGTCGACGGGTGCATGGCTGCGCGAACTGAAACATGCGGTGCTGACCGGCGCCCCCGACGAGACGCCCATTCAGGTTCAGTGGCGCGATCGGCATGGCGAGCACGCCATGACCCGGCAGGTCGGCGAACTGCGTCACCTGATTCTCGACATCGTTCCTGGGCAGCGTATTGGCTACGTAACGGACTTACGCTACACGGAACCGAACGTAGAGACCCTGTCGCAGTTAATGCACGACGTGGACCTGCTTTTTATCGAGAGCGTATTTCTTGACGAGGACAAGAGCCATGGCCTGCGCAAGAATCACCTGACGGCCCGCCAGGCTGGTCTGATCGCGCGCCGGATCGGAGCCCGGACGGTAGTGCCGTTCCACTTTTCGCCGCGTTACGAAGGACGCTCGGCAGCACTGATTGCAGAAGTGCAGGCGGCATGCTCCGCTACGCCGGTCCTGGTTGGCGAAAGGCCTGATTAG
- a CDS encoding heme-binding protein translates to MGLAALNASGVIRRVEERDAGREAVMPTGTAYSDQLRRLRRQARTTVLPRLDAAASRAIGEIAINLALRRGLSVSVCIARPGQTLFFCALDGSGALDETRLQARMKTALAFGQSSMEVGLRLRQSGRSLPDFGFDNEMLSIEGGAIPLFVREQGLKGAAAIAGLTSEADHELIVEAVCWHIGVEYDRSFVGSPFQRAVAQSRIRNNGLRI, encoded by the coding sequence GTGGGTCTCGCCGCATTGAACGCCAGTGGCGTCATTCGGCGAGTGGAAGAACGAGATGCGGGACGTGAGGCCGTCATGCCAACAGGAACAGCTTATTCCGATCAGCTACGTCGCCTGCGAAGGCAGGCGCGTACGACAGTCTTGCCTCGACTCGATGCCGCTGCGTCGAGAGCCATCGGGGAAATTGCCATCAATCTTGCATTGCGACGAGGGCTGTCCGTAAGCGTTTGCATCGCAAGACCGGGGCAGACATTGTTTTTTTGCGCGCTGGACGGTTCTGGCGCACTCGATGAGACGCGACTGCAGGCGCGGATGAAGACGGCGTTGGCGTTCGGACAGAGTTCGATGGAAGTCGGTCTTCGGCTTCGTCAAAGCGGCCGTTCGCTGCCGGATTTCGGATTCGACAATGAAATGCTCAGCATCGAGGGCGGAGCCATTCCGCTGTTCGTTCGCGAGCAGGGACTGAAAGGCGCGGCGGCGATAGCCGGACTCACCAGCGAAGCCGATCATGAACTTATCGTCGAGGCAGTCTGCTGGCATATCGGTGTTGAATACGACCGCAGTTTTGTCGGTTCACCGTTTCAAAGAGCAGTAGCGCAATCGCGGATTCGTAACAACGGTCTGAGAATCTAG
- a CDS encoding MFS transporter produces MTGQIAASISTKHEPDIAVSGKDLGRVISASVAGSAMEWYDFSIYGTASALIFSDLFFPGLDKAAGLLAIFGAYAAGFFARPFGGLFFGWLGDKYGRKSVLVATVLLMGGSTFCIGLLPTYHEVGVWAAVLLVALRLLQGFGAGAEQAGASLIVSEFAPPSRRGFYAALPFAGCIVGILLANGIFTVVQRLPKEEFLSYGWRVPFLFSAAVIVAGIVIRMRVKESPVFEEIKKTGHASKRPVRDLMSEARGTLLVAFCLRVGENGSSYLYQVFALSYLTKVLLVDKSVGTIGVTIAAALAVLTIPLMGWLSDRFGRRLMYRLAALFTCLWAFPAFWLFSSKDPVLIVVSMAMAIGVGVFGMYGIQGAYFPELFNARYRYTGIAVSKEFAAVASGGIAPFIATALLAWAHGAYWPIATYIAVLAGISFVATFFAPETRGISLRK; encoded by the coding sequence ATGACGGGACAGATAGCAGCAAGCATCTCAACGAAACACGAGCCGGATATTGCCGTCAGCGGCAAAGATCTCGGGCGGGTCATCAGCGCCAGTGTCGCCGGCAGCGCGATGGAATGGTACGACTTCAGTATCTACGGCACTGCATCGGCGCTGATATTCTCGGACCTATTCTTTCCCGGGCTGGACAAGGCAGCGGGACTGCTGGCGATATTCGGCGCGTATGCCGCAGGCTTTTTCGCGCGCCCCTTCGGCGGGCTTTTTTTCGGCTGGCTCGGCGACAAGTACGGTCGCAAGAGTGTGCTCGTTGCGACGGTCCTGCTGATGGGAGGGTCGACATTCTGTATCGGTCTTCTACCGACCTATCACGAGGTCGGCGTCTGGGCAGCGGTGCTTCTGGTGGCGCTGCGGCTGCTGCAGGGCTTCGGCGCCGGCGCGGAGCAAGCCGGCGCCTCCTTGATCGTTTCAGAATTCGCACCGCCCAGCCGACGCGGTTTTTACGCCGCCCTGCCATTCGCGGGATGCATTGTCGGCATCTTGCTGGCCAATGGGATTTTCACCGTCGTGCAGCGATTGCCCAAGGAAGAATTTCTGAGTTACGGATGGCGCGTGCCGTTTCTATTTAGCGCCGCTGTGATCGTCGCCGGCATTGTTATCCGGATGCGGGTGAAAGAAAGTCCTGTGTTCGAGGAAATCAAAAAGACGGGTCATGCGAGCAAGCGCCCGGTCCGCGATCTGATGTCTGAGGCACGCGGCACGTTGCTGGTCGCGTTCTGTCTACGAGTTGGCGAAAACGGCTCCTCCTACCTCTACCAGGTGTTCGCATTGAGCTACCTGACCAAGGTGTTGCTGGTCGACAAGTCGGTCGGCACGATCGGGGTCACGATTGCGGCAGCGCTAGCAGTATTGACTATCCCGTTGATGGGCTGGCTCTCCGACCGATTCGGTCGGCGCCTGATGTATCGGCTCGCCGCTCTCTTTACCTGTCTCTGGGCATTCCCTGCATTCTGGCTGTTCAGCTCAAAGGATCCCGTGCTGATTGTCGTCAGCATGGCGATGGCGATCGGTGTCGGTGTATTCGGAATGTACGGCATCCAGGGCGCGTACTTCCCCGAACTTTTCAATGCGCGCTATCGGTATACCGGCATTGCCGTGAGCAAGGAGTTCGCGGCAGTCGCGTCGGGTGGTATCGCACCGTTCATTGCCACGGCCTTGCTGGCCTGGGCACACGGTGCGTACTGGCCGATCGCGACGTACATCGCCGTGCTGGCTGGCATCAGCTTCGTGGCCACTTTCTTCGCGCCGGAAACGCGCGGAATCAGCTTGCGGAAGTGA
- a CDS encoding DnaJ C-terminal domain-containing protein — translation MKYKDYYEILGLQRTATQDDVKRAYRKLARKYHPDLTKQSDGEDRFKEVGEAYQVLKDTEKRAAYDRIGGQWQNGQDFRPPPHWDEGFEFRGARNEGSANPDFSDFFEAMFGGADTGVHSRQRKMHTTRSAHDAKVARDLEGAYRGAHFSASGQDHHAKVVVDLADAYRGAQRSISLQMPVIDAQGHVILQSRTLNVSIPKGVRAGQHLRLAGQGGAGLGGGSAGDLYLEIAFREHPRFRVDGRDVSLDVPVAPWEAALGANVTVPTPDGSVEMTVPQGSAGGRRLRLKGKGIPANPPGDLYVVLNIALPPANTENAKAAYDTMRQAFNFDPRANFYG, via the coding sequence ATGAAATACAAGGACTATTACGAGATCCTGGGACTGCAGCGAACCGCGACGCAGGACGACGTCAAGCGCGCCTATCGTAAGCTGGCGCGCAAATATCACCCAGACCTCACTAAGCAATCCGACGGGGAGGACCGCTTCAAGGAAGTGGGTGAGGCCTATCAGGTGCTCAAAGACACTGAGAAACGCGCAGCCTACGACCGAATAGGCGGCCAATGGCAGAACGGCCAGGATTTTAGGCCGCCGCCGCACTGGGATGAAGGCTTCGAATTCCGCGGCGCGCGCAACGAGGGGAGCGCGAATCCCGACTTCAGTGACTTCTTCGAAGCGATGTTTGGCGGAGCAGACACCGGTGTGCATTCTCGGCAAAGAAAAATGCATACCACACGATCGGCTCACGACGCGAAAGTGGCCAGGGATCTGGAGGGTGCCTATCGTGGGGCGCACTTCTCAGCTTCTGGGCAGGATCACCACGCCAAAGTGGTAGTCGATCTTGCCGATGCCTATCGTGGGGCGCAACGCTCAATTTCTCTGCAAATGCCGGTCATCGATGCGCAGGGCCATGTCATCCTGCAATCTCGGACGCTGAACGTCTCTATTCCGAAGGGCGTGCGTGCTGGGCAGCACCTGCGGCTTGCCGGGCAGGGTGGTGCAGGATTGGGAGGTGGATCCGCCGGTGATCTATATCTGGAAATTGCCTTTCGGGAGCATCCGCGTTTTCGCGTCGATGGGCGCGATGTCTCGCTCGACGTTCCGGTGGCGCCCTGGGAAGCGGCGCTCGGCGCAAATGTCACGGTCCCGACGCCTGACGGCTCCGTCGAAATGACCGTGCCACAGGGCTCGGCCGGCGGCCGGCGGCTGCGACTCAAGGGCAAGGGGATTCCGGCGAACCCGCCGGGCGACCTGTACGTGGTATTGAACATCGCGCTGCCACCGGCCAACACCGAGAACGCTAAGGCGGCATACGACACGATGCGACAAGCGTTCAACTTCGACCCGCGTGCGAATTTTTACGGGTAA
- a CDS encoding Hsp20/alpha crystallin family protein → MKGSFTRFSSDVFPDFERLLQEQMDAVVRNVGVASGIRAGARGTFPPINIGSTVDAIEVVAFVAGVDPQALQVSIDKGLLILSGERPTALADASERKIVYADERFSGKFRRVVSLPDDADPARVEAKYADGCLRVTVMKRESSKPRLIQVQ, encoded by the coding sequence ATGAAGGGTTCATTCACGAGGTTTTCTTCCGACGTATTTCCGGACTTCGAGCGGCTCCTCCAGGAGCAGATGGACGCTGTCGTTCGAAACGTTGGCGTTGCGTCCGGCATCCGTGCCGGCGCTCGGGGTACATTTCCCCCAATCAACATCGGGAGTACGGTGGACGCCATCGAAGTGGTCGCATTTGTAGCAGGCGTCGATCCGCAGGCGCTGCAGGTGTCCATCGACAAGGGCCTGCTTATCCTGAGCGGCGAAAGGCCGACCGCCCTTGCGGACGCCAGCGAGCGCAAAATTGTCTATGCGGACGAACGGTTTTCCGGCAAGTTTCGCCGCGTCGTCAGCCTGCCTGACGATGCCGACCCGGCTCGCGTCGAGGCAAAATATGCGGACGGTTGTCTGCGCGTCACCGTGATGAAGCGTGAGTCATCCAAGCCTCGCCTGATTCAAGTCCAGTAA
- a CDS encoding Hsp20/alpha crystallin family protein: MSEETQVATRDPQNVSARSTAAALIPPVDIVEDETGITITADLPGASKDRLEIKMEGEHLLIEAEAAVAVPEGLQLLHAEIGEPRYRRAFRLSRELDGSKIEASLKDGVLTLCIPRTEQPQPRRIEVQVAP, encoded by the coding sequence ATGAGCGAAGAAACCCAAGTCGCCACGCGTGACCCGCAAAACGTGTCGGCCAGGAGCACGGCCGCGGCGTTGATCCCGCCCGTAGACATCGTCGAAGACGAGACGGGAATTACCATCACCGCCGATCTGCCGGGCGCCTCGAAGGACCGCCTCGAAATCAAGATGGAAGGTGAACACCTGCTGATTGAAGCAGAGGCTGCCGTCGCGGTGCCGGAAGGTCTGCAACTGCTTCACGCCGAAATTGGTGAGCCGCGCTACCGCCGAGCGTTTAGATTGAGTCGCGAACTGGATGGCTCGAAGATCGAAGCAAGCTTGAAAGACGGCGTTCTGACGTTATGCATTCCACGCACCGAACAGCCGCAGCCGCGACGCATCGAGGTGCAGGTAGCGCCATAG